Proteins from a genomic interval of Caulobacter sp. NIBR1757:
- the dcm gene encoding DNA (cytosine-5-)-methyltransferase, with protein MFAGIGGFDRGFELAGAKVVFQCESDAFCRAVLLKHWPKAMIQNDIRTLKPDEIPDTDVWTAGFPCQDVSLARGNHGRNGLTGSHTSLFFQLAKLVAEKRPRVLLLENVVGLLNSHKGQDFAIILRELTQMGYAVSWRVMNARYFGAPQSRARVFICAWLNDPGKAVSALYEEVAGEKPSTERTAFVTPTVHKATGAIVPKIAYCVAATSGRHTGNDWSRSYISYADGVRRPTATESERLQGFPADWSVPGTTATASARGWDSERYRAVGNAVAIPVVRWIAERIMRGMTDRIKSPKDGLRALAVTLAPDLARHTAEFSFSDIEQSLLRGDFVYRWKTGGCAWKDQILEGGASPAPAKIIETQFVDVLDPEVPDERYFLTPNAAVGILRRADVVGRNLFPPMRKALENLLNVSKGCKDGPVSDIGDNLDQPSLRPSRTQQRGKIREASGRSKRRLRA; from the coding sequence ATGTTTGCCGGTATCGGCGGGTTTGACCGCGGCTTCGAGCTTGCCGGAGCCAAAGTGGTTTTCCAGTGTGAAAGCGACGCTTTCTGCCGCGCCGTGCTTCTGAAGCATTGGCCAAAAGCCATGATCCAAAACGACATCCGGACGCTCAAGCCTGACGAAATACCCGACACTGATGTCTGGACTGCGGGCTTCCCTTGCCAAGATGTGTCCCTCGCCCGGGGAAATCACGGCCGTAACGGCCTCACCGGAAGCCACACAAGCCTGTTCTTCCAGCTTGCTAAGCTGGTTGCAGAAAAAAGGCCCCGCGTATTACTGCTTGAGAATGTGGTCGGACTTCTAAACTCTCACAAAGGGCAAGATTTCGCGATCATCCTGCGGGAGCTCACCCAGATGGGCTACGCGGTAAGCTGGCGTGTCATGAACGCGAGGTACTTTGGCGCACCTCAGTCCCGGGCGCGGGTATTTATATGTGCTTGGCTAAATGATCCGGGCAAAGCCGTTTCGGCACTCTATGAGGAAGTGGCGGGAGAAAAGCCTAGCACTGAGCGAACCGCCTTTGTCACTCCGACCGTACACAAGGCGACCGGCGCCATAGTCCCCAAAATCGCCTATTGCGTCGCGGCCACGTCAGGACGGCACACCGGCAACGACTGGAGCCGTTCCTACATCTCCTACGCCGACGGCGTCCGACGCCCCACCGCCACCGAAAGCGAGCGATTGCAGGGCTTTCCTGCAGACTGGAGCGTCCCTGGTACAACAGCAACGGCGTCCGCTCGGGGGTGGGACTCTGAACGCTATCGCGCTGTGGGCAACGCCGTCGCTATCCCCGTTGTCCGATGGATCGCCGAACGGATCATGCGCGGAATGACCGACCGCATCAAAAGCCCGAAGGATGGCCTTCGTGCCTTAGCGGTCACGCTGGCTCCGGATTTGGCGAGGCACACTGCAGAGTTCAGCTTCTCCGACATTGAGCAATCATTGCTGAGGGGTGACTTTGTTTATCGCTGGAAGACCGGTGGCTGCGCCTGGAAAGACCAGATCTTAGAGGGCGGGGCGTCCCCCGCCCCCGCAAAGATTATCGAGACGCAGTTTGTCGATGTGCTTGATCCAGAAGTGCCAGATGAACGGTACTTCCTGACGCCCAACGCTGCCGTGGGCATTCTCCGCCGCGCTGACGTTGTTGGCCGCAATCTCTTTCCACCAATGCGTAAGGCTCTGGAGAATCTGCTGAATGTAAGTAAGGGTTGCAAGGACGGTCCGGTCTCGGACATCGGAGACAACCTTGATCAGCCCAGCCTTCGTCCGTCTAGGACCCAGCAGCGCGGAAAAATCCGCGAAGCTAGCGGCCGCTCCAAGCGGAGATTACGAGCCTAA
- a CDS encoding P1 family peptidase gives MPARPGPRNSLTDVPGLKVGQAHDERARTGVTVILPDERVVCAVDVRGGGPGTRETDALAPENLIGAMVDAVVLSGGSMYGLAAGDGVAAWLGANGRGYPVSQNPQVPRAPIVPAAILFDMANGGDKAWGLEPPYRRLGIEAVQAAGLDIALGTAGCAYGAKAGGWKGGTGSASIVTDDGLIVGAIAGVNSFGSVTAGDDRTFWAAPFELDGEFGGLGSAGLSSAPDHWNLSKANPGLRQNTTIAVIATNVTLSPSDAKRVAIMAQDGLARAIRPAHAPFDGDIVFALSTARRPLDEPSPMAVARIGALAADVLSRAIARGVYEATSWPGSDIPTWKNGL, from the coding sequence ATGCCCGCTCGTCCCGGCCCCCGCAACAGCCTGACCGACGTGCCCGGCCTCAAGGTCGGCCAGGCCCATGACGAGCGGGCCCGCACCGGCGTCACCGTCATCCTGCCCGACGAGCGCGTCGTCTGCGCCGTCGATGTGCGCGGCGGCGGTCCCGGCACGCGGGAGACCGACGCCCTGGCCCCGGAGAACCTGATCGGGGCCATGGTCGATGCCGTCGTCCTCTCCGGCGGCTCGATGTACGGCCTGGCCGCCGGCGACGGGGTGGCCGCCTGGCTGGGCGCCAACGGCCGCGGCTATCCGGTCTCGCAGAACCCGCAGGTCCCCCGCGCCCCCATCGTCCCGGCCGCCATCCTCTTCGATATGGCCAACGGCGGCGACAAGGCCTGGGGCCTCGAGCCGCCCTACCGCCGCCTCGGCATCGAGGCGGTGCAGGCGGCGGGCCTCGACATCGCGCTCGGCACGGCCGGCTGCGCCTATGGCGCCAAGGCCGGCGGCTGGAAGGGCGGCACGGGCAGCGCCAGCATCGTCACCGATGACGGCCTGATTGTCGGCGCCATCGCCGGGGTCAATTCCTTCGGCTCGGTCACGGCCGGCGACGACCGCACCTTCTGGGCGGCCCCCTTCGAACTGGACGGCGAGTTCGGCGGCCTGGGCTCGGCCGGCCTGTCCTCCGCGCCCGATCACTGGAACCTGTCAAAAGCCAACCCGGGCCTGCGCCAGAACACGACCATCGCCGTCATCGCCACCAACGTGACCCTGTCGCCATCAGACGCCAAACGCGTCGCCATCATGGCCCAGGACGGCCTGGCCCGCGCCATCCGCCCCGCCCACGCCCCCTTCGATGGCGACATCGTCTTCGCCCTCTCGACCGCCCGGCGCCCCCTGGACGAGCCCTCGCCGATGGCTGTCGCCCGCATCGGCGCCCTGGCCGCAGACGTTCTCAGCCGGGCCATCGCCCGCGGAGTCTACGAAGCGACCAGTTGGCCCGGCAGCGACATTCCGACCTGGAAAAATGGCCTGTGA
- a CDS encoding alpha/beta hydrolase, which translates to MSLDPHFRAMLDAAAAIEMPPLSALPPEMIRMGYVAQRAGLDAGAPRDLAVSDIQVDGGAGPLKARLYVPKEAPAITGALVYFHGGGFVIGDLETHDDFMRRLCAASGLRVLAVDYRLAPEHPFPAAHDDALAATKWTFDHAAQIGVDPARIAVGGCSAGGNLAACMALELRGDAKYRLAFQLLLYPATAMEQDTQSRKDLAAGYVLTAEVMTWFAGHFAAIGHPDAGRAEPAHVEDLSGLPPALTITAGFDPLKDEGKAYAGRMAAAGVKSEHIEYPSFVHDFFIMASVSPPVIDAIEDTAAKLKAALS; encoded by the coding sequence ATGAGCCTAGACCCCCACTTCCGCGCCATGCTCGACGCCGCCGCCGCCATCGAGATGCCGCCGCTCAGCGCCCTGCCGCCCGAGATGATCCGCATGGGCTACGTCGCCCAGCGCGCCGGCCTCGACGCCGGGGCGCCCAGGGACCTGGCCGTCAGCGACATCCAGGTCGATGGCGGCGCCGGTCCCCTCAAAGCCCGGCTCTATGTCCCCAAGGAGGCCCCGGCCATCACCGGCGCCCTGGTCTATTTCCACGGGGGCGGTTTCGTGATCGGCGACCTGGAGACCCATGACGACTTCATGCGCCGGCTCTGCGCGGCCTCCGGCCTCCGCGTGCTGGCGGTCGACTACCGCCTGGCGCCGGAGCATCCCTTCCCGGCCGCCCATGACGACGCCCTGGCGGCGACGAAATGGACCTTCGACCATGCCGCGCAGATCGGCGTCGATCCGGCCCGCATCGCTGTCGGCGGCTGCAGCGCCGGCGGCAACCTCGCCGCCTGCATGGCCCTCGAACTGCGGGGCGACGCCAAATACCGGCTGGCCTTCCAGCTGCTGCTCTACCCGGCCACGGCCATGGAGCAGGACACCCAGAGCCGCAAGGACCTGGCCGCCGGCTACGTCCTGACCGCCGAGGTGATGACCTGGTTCGCCGGCCACTTCGCCGCCATCGGCCACCCCGACGCCGGCCGCGCCGAACCGGCCCATGTCGAGGATCTGTCCGGCCTGCCGCCGGCCCTCACCATCACCGCCGGCTTCGACCCCCTGAAGGACGAGGGCAAGGCCTACGCCGGGCGCATGGCGGCGGCCGGGGTGAAGTCCGAGCACATCGAGTACCCGTCCTTCGTCCACGACTTCTTCATCATGGCCAGCGTCTCTCCGCCGGTGATCGACGCCATCGAGGACACCGCCGCCAAGCTGAAGGCGGCGTTGAGCTAA
- the ggt gene encoding gamma-glutamyltransferase: MRSLIVAVTALSLLLPGCSTFAAKAEPVAANGPVMVAAANPLAVEAGLNVLRRGGSAVDAAVTVQAVLGLVEPQSSGLGGGAFLVHYDAETKAVTTYDGRETAPAGADAKMFLGPDGRPMSFIQAVLSGRSTGVPGAVAMLQYAQKEHGRLPWNSLFGDAERLATDGFKVSPRMAGFITSIYPQSKTPDATAYFTRPDGKRYGVGDTLKNPAYAESLRLIAVGGADGLLKGPLGEAIVARVAAEPMPGSLTARDLAGYRPLKKKALCSTYRVYQVCTAPPASSGVVLLQALKILEQTDIASRAPTDPVAWLQIAQAERLMYADRDRYVGDEDFVSVPVKGLLSDGYVAERAKQITDRFGPPPTAGIPPGAKARGPDRTLEPGGTSHIVIVDARGDVVSMTTTVESIYGSGRMVGGFFLNNQLTDFNFAPNDADGAPAANAVAPGKRPRSSMSPVIILDKQGRFVAAVGSPGGSAILSYNLKTLVGVLDWNLTMQQAIDLPNLIARGGNVSGEAERFAPGVVAGMAERGLKIQAIGGEDSGVQGIIVREGGRLEGGADPRREGVARGF, translated from the coding sequence ATGCGCTCGTTGATCGTCGCCGTCACGGCCCTGTCCCTGTTGCTTCCGGGCTGTTCGACCTTCGCGGCCAAAGCCGAGCCGGTTGCCGCGAACGGCCCCGTGATGGTCGCCGCCGCCAATCCGCTGGCGGTCGAGGCGGGCCTCAATGTGCTCAGGCGCGGCGGCAGCGCCGTCGATGCGGCGGTGACGGTGCAGGCGGTGCTGGGGCTGGTCGAGCCGCAGTCGAGCGGCCTGGGCGGCGGGGCCTTCCTGGTCCACTACGACGCCGAGACCAAGGCGGTCACCACCTACGACGGCCGCGAGACCGCGCCAGCCGGCGCCGATGCGAAGATGTTTCTGGGCCCCGACGGTCGGCCGATGAGCTTCATCCAGGCGGTGCTGAGCGGGCGATCGACCGGCGTGCCCGGCGCCGTCGCCATGCTGCAATACGCCCAGAAGGAACACGGCCGCCTTCCCTGGAACAGCCTGTTCGGCGACGCCGAGCGACTGGCCACCGACGGCTTCAAGGTCAGCCCGCGCATGGCCGGCTTCATCACCTCGATCTATCCGCAGTCGAAGACGCCCGACGCCACGGCCTATTTCACCAGGCCGGACGGCAAGCGTTATGGCGTCGGCGACACCCTGAAGAACCCGGCCTACGCCGAGAGCCTGCGCCTGATCGCGGTGGGCGGCGCCGATGGCCTGCTGAAGGGCCCGCTGGGCGAGGCGATCGTCGCCCGGGTGGCCGCGGAGCCGATGCCGGGATCCCTGACCGCCAGGGACCTGGCCGGCTACAGGCCGCTGAAGAAGAAGGCGCTGTGCTCGACCTACCGCGTCTATCAGGTCTGCACCGCCCCGCCCGCCTCCAGCGGCGTGGTCCTGCTGCAGGCGCTGAAGATCCTGGAGCAGACAGACATCGCCAGCCGGGCCCCGACCGATCCGGTCGCCTGGCTGCAGATCGCCCAGGCCGAGCGGCTGATGTACGCCGACCGCGACCGCTATGTCGGCGACGAGGATTTCGTCTCGGTGCCGGTCAAGGGCCTGCTCAGCGACGGCTATGTGGCGGAGCGGGCCAAACAGATCACCGACCGCTTCGGACCGCCGCCGACGGCGGGGATCCCGCCCGGCGCCAAGGCCCGCGGACCGGACAGGACGCTGGAGCCGGGCGGCACCAGCCATATCGTCATCGTCGATGCCAGGGGCGATGTCGTCTCGATGACCACGACGGTCGAGAGCATCTATGGCTCAGGCCGGATGGTCGGCGGTTTCTTCCTCAACAATCAGCTGACCGACTTCAACTTCGCCCCCAACGATGCGGACGGCGCCCCGGCCGCCAACGCCGTGGCCCCCGGCAAGCGGCCGCGCTCCTCGATGTCGCCGGTCATCATCCTCGACAAACAGGGCCGCTTCGTCGCCGCCGTGGGCAGCCCGGGCGGCAGCGCCATCCTGTCCTACAATCTCAAGACCCTGGTCGGGGTGCTCGACTGGAACCTGACCATGCAGCAGGCCATCGACCTGCCCAACCTCATCGCCAGGGGCGGCAACGTCAGTGGCGAGGCCGAGCGCTTCGCCCCCGGGGTGGTCGCCGGCATGGCCGAGCGGGGCCTCAAGATCCAGGCCATCGGCGGCGAAGACAGCGGCGTGCAGGGCATCATCGTCCGCGAGGGCGGCCGCCTGGAGGGCGGCGCCGATCCCCGCCGTGAGGGTGTGGCCAGGGGGTTCTGA
- a CDS encoding AAA family ATPase — protein sequence MISPAFVRLGPSSAEKSAKLAAAPSGDYEPNIVLECGQVPTDFRPGSPVWLWLGSDNNKGQATAWTQGIRAIGSCKAKTSLGAGRYKVTLTNLFLLPRTIEKAELLQASPETYARSLSEAAIVGLNNYSSQVVQLLTAEEFAAIGAVIGRLLPEIRERLFQVVTGAEAVDIIPRSASGGEAHPEPKQENGGESGPFASELSDDDPVYRSVVQAIVDDAMGGALLIGVPGTGKSWYARQIAKKLTNGDHHRIREVQFHPSYQYEDFVEGYVPDPKEGFRLADKHLLEMVEVARTTGKPTVLIVDEFSRTDPARVLGETMTYMEGSLRGVEFYLPSGRKAEIPANLYFLATMNPDDRSVDEIDDAMDRRWAKIGLEPSIEKVAEFLAANGAPNEVRGAAVEFFAALQSHLNVGHAFFRSVSNRESLARLWETQIQFMARKKFRFDAEGLQEVRDLWEVCLASSAAAEESADVAEEPPGEPEAA from the coding sequence TTGATCAGCCCAGCCTTCGTCCGTCTAGGACCCAGCAGCGCGGAAAAATCCGCGAAGCTAGCGGCCGCTCCAAGCGGAGATTACGAGCCTAACATTGTCCTCGAATGCGGCCAGGTCCCCACCGATTTTAGGCCCGGATCGCCCGTGTGGCTTTGGCTCGGAAGTGACAACAATAAGGGCCAAGCGACTGCGTGGACCCAAGGAATACGGGCTATTGGCAGCTGTAAGGCGAAAACATCGCTCGGGGCGGGAAGATACAAGGTTACCCTGACGAACCTATTTCTGCTGCCGAGAACGATTGAAAAAGCTGAACTGCTGCAAGCCTCGCCAGAGACCTACGCGCGGTCACTGTCAGAGGCAGCTATCGTCGGGCTGAACAACTATTCATCCCAGGTCGTGCAGCTCCTCACCGCTGAGGAGTTCGCGGCCATCGGCGCTGTAATTGGGCGGCTGTTGCCGGAGATTCGCGAGCGGCTCTTTCAGGTCGTCACTGGAGCCGAAGCCGTCGATATTATTCCCCGAAGCGCATCAGGTGGTGAAGCTCACCCCGAACCAAAACAAGAGAACGGCGGCGAGTCTGGCCCGTTTGCTTCCGAGCTTTCGGATGACGACCCGGTGTACCGGAGCGTCGTTCAGGCGATCGTTGATGACGCTATGGGCGGCGCGCTCCTCATCGGCGTGCCTGGCACTGGGAAATCTTGGTATGCGAGGCAAATTGCCAAGAAGCTTACCAACGGTGACCATCACCGTATTCGAGAGGTCCAGTTCCATCCCTCTTACCAATACGAAGACTTCGTAGAGGGCTACGTTCCCGATCCTAAGGAAGGCTTCAGGTTGGCCGACAAACACCTTCTCGAGATGGTGGAGGTCGCTCGAACGACTGGGAAGCCGACAGTTCTCATTGTGGACGAATTCAGCCGTACCGATCCAGCCCGTGTTCTCGGGGAGACGATGACGTATATGGAGGGCTCTCTCCGAGGTGTAGAATTCTATCTGCCCTCAGGCCGGAAAGCCGAAATTCCAGCAAATCTCTATTTCCTAGCGACCATGAATCCGGACGACCGTTCCGTCGATGAAATCGACGATGCGATGGACAGACGCTGGGCCAAGATCGGATTGGAACCGAGCATTGAGAAGGTGGCTGAGTTTTTGGCCGCCAATGGTGCGCCCAACGAAGTCCGGGGTGCCGCTGTTGAGTTTTTCGCCGCGTTGCAAAGCCATCTAAACGTCGGCCACGCCTTTTTTCGATCCGTCTCGAACAGGGAGTCCCTTGCTCGACTCTGGGAGACCCAGATTCAGTTCATGGCTCGAAAGAAGTTCCGCTTTGATGCCGAGGGATTGCAGGAAGTTAGGGATCTTTGGGAGGTGTGCTTGGCTTCATCTGCGGCGGCTGAGGAGTCTGCGGATGTCGCGGAGGAGCCGCCCGGCGAGCCTGAGGCTGCTTGA
- a CDS encoding helix-turn-helix transcriptional regulator, which translates to MDWGKIVGANVRRLRKERGLTQEQLAMETAVDLTYLGGIERGRRNPSIAVLGRLATALGVHPATLLITD; encoded by the coding sequence ATGGATTGGGGAAAAATTGTCGGAGCGAACGTTCGCCGTCTGCGGAAGGAGCGAGGGCTCACGCAAGAGCAGCTCGCCATGGAAACCGCCGTCGACCTGACCTACTTGGGTGGCATCGAGCGCGGTCGGCGGAATCCCTCGATTGCCGTTCTCGGGCGGTTGGCGACCGCGCTGGGCGTCCACCCGGCCACCCTCCTGATAACCGACTAG
- a CDS encoding AMP-binding protein, translating to MTPADGAAAPAVLSQTPFADLPMKGPDVSVERRPDGSILIRSNHAPGEGPRSIAHLLKEKAEKHPDRPWMKQREPGHGPWRTLTYGEALRKAEGIAQWLLDRGLTADDSVMVLSSNSLEHALIKVGCYTAGIPVSPISPAYSLISTDHAKLKHCVEVVKPKVIFAQSGEMYARAFETLKGLGLTFVTADGTGEGAIPLSALTDTPAGPAVDAARETLNHDTVAKYLFTSGSTGMPKAAPQTFGMMAGVIAGQDGLRSEEPDPDQVSESLEWMPWSHISAGNISFNGVLWAAGTVYLDEGKPLPGMFETTIKNLYEVSPVVFGSAPIAFGMLADAMEKDPVLRKSFFKNMRYMGYGGATLSNDVNERLQALAIAETGKRMPLTTMYGATETQGITVTHWATETVGLVGLPLPGITLKLVPNGSKLEVRVKGPTVTRGYLGDPEKTAAAFDEEGFYKLGDAARFIDDNDPAQGLMFDGRVTEDFKLDSGTWVSVGTLRPEIVAACSPWILDAVIAGQDKPFIGALVWPSMAGMQALMADEGPGTPIEKLTAILTDKLKAFNATAGGLSRRIGRFTIMTEPPSIDAGEITDKGYVNQRATLDRRAALVASLYGDGSTPGVVSL from the coding sequence ATGACCCCCGCCGATGGCGCGGCGGCTCCGGCCGTCCTGTCGCAAACGCCGTTTGCCGACCTGCCGATGAAGGGCCCCGACGTCTCGGTCGAGCGTCGCCCGGACGGCTCTATCCTCATCCGTTCGAACCATGCGCCGGGCGAAGGCCCGCGCTCCATCGCCCACCTCCTCAAGGAGAAGGCGGAGAAGCATCCTGACCGCCCCTGGATGAAGCAGCGCGAGCCCGGCCACGGGCCCTGGCGCACGCTGACCTACGGCGAGGCCCTGCGAAAGGCCGAGGGCATCGCCCAGTGGTTGCTGGACCGGGGCCTGACCGCCGACGACTCGGTGATGGTGCTGTCCTCCAACAGCCTCGAGCACGCCCTGATCAAGGTCGGCTGCTACACGGCGGGCATCCCGGTCTCGCCGATCAGCCCGGCCTACAGCCTGATCTCCACCGACCACGCCAAGCTCAAGCATTGTGTGGAGGTTGTGAAGCCCAAGGTCATCTTCGCCCAGTCCGGCGAGATGTACGCCCGCGCCTTTGAAACCCTCAAAGGCCTCGGCCTGACCTTCGTCACCGCCGACGGAACCGGGGAGGGCGCCATTCCGTTGTCGGCCCTGACCGACACCCCGGCCGGCCCCGCCGTTGACGCCGCACGCGAGACCCTGAACCACGACACGGTCGCCAAATACCTGTTCACCTCCGGCTCGACCGGCATGCCCAAGGCGGCGCCCCAGACCTTCGGCATGATGGCCGGGGTCATCGCCGGCCAGGACGGCCTGCGCAGCGAGGAGCCCGATCCCGACCAGGTCTCCGAGAGCCTGGAGTGGATGCCCTGGAGCCACATCAGCGCCGGCAACATCAGCTTCAACGGCGTTCTCTGGGCCGCCGGCACCGTCTATCTCGATGAGGGCAAGCCGCTACCCGGCATGTTCGAGACGACGATCAAGAACCTGTACGAAGTTTCCCCGGTCGTCTTCGGCTCGGCCCCCATCGCGTTCGGCATGCTGGCCGACGCCATGGAGAAGGACCCGGTGCTGCGCAAATCCTTCTTCAAGAACATGCGCTACATGGGCTACGGCGGCGCGACGCTGAGCAATGACGTCAACGAGCGGCTGCAGGCCCTGGCCATCGCCGAGACCGGCAAGCGCATGCCGCTGACCACCATGTACGGCGCCACCGAGACCCAAGGCATCACCGTCACCCACTGGGCCACCGAGACGGTCGGTCTGGTCGGTCTGCCGCTGCCCGGCATCACGCTGAAGCTGGTGCCCAACGGTTCCAAGCTGGAGGTGCGGGTCAAGGGCCCGACGGTGACCCGCGGCTACCTCGGCGATCCCGAGAAGACCGCCGCCGCCTTCGACGAGGAAGGCTTCTACAAGCTGGGCGACGCCGCCAGGTTCATCGACGACAACGACCCGGCCCAGGGCCTGATGTTCGACGGCCGCGTCACCGAGGACTTCAAGCTCGACAGCGGCACCTGGGTGTCGGTCGGCACCCTGCGGCCCGAGATCGTCGCCGCCTGCAGCCCCTGGATCCTCGACGCGGTGATCGCCGGCCAGGACAAGCCCTTCATCGGCGCCCTGGTCTGGCCCTCGATGGCCGGCATGCAGGCGCTGATGGCCGACGAAGGGCCGGGCACGCCGATTGAGAAACTGACGGCCATCCTCACCGACAAGCTCAAGGCCTTCAACGCCACAGCCGGCGGCCTCTCGCGCCGGATCGGCCGCTTCACCATCATGACTGAGCCGCCGTCGATCGACGCCGGCGAAATCACCGACAAGGGCTATGTGAACCAGCGCGCCACGCTGGACCGCCGCGCCGCCCTGGTCGCCTCCCTCTATGGCGACGGCTCCACGCCGGGCGTCGTTTCCCTCTAA
- a CDS encoding DUF2141 domain-containing protein — MTFKTLLIAGALSALSTTAAFAGDVAVTLTGVKAEGGTMLVSLQSKDQFMKPVGAKGAMGPATAGTMQLTVEDVPPGDYAVMVMHDADSNWTMTMKDGKPAEGWGHSGAAGSQTFDAVKITVPEAGASVTVPLSYPQ; from the coding sequence ATGACCTTCAAGACCCTGTTGATCGCCGGCGCCCTCAGCGCCCTGTCCACCACCGCCGCCTTCGCTGGCGACGTCGCCGTCACCCTGACCGGCGTCAAGGCCGAGGGCGGCACGATGCTGGTCTCGCTGCAGAGCAAGGACCAGTTCATGAAGCCGGTCGGCGCCAAGGGCGCCATGGGCCCGGCCACGGCCGGCACGATGCAGCTGACCGTCGAGGATGTGCCTCCCGGCGACTACGCCGTCATGGTCATGCACGACGCCGACTCAAATTGGACGATGACCATGAAGGACGGCAAGCCGGCCGAGGGCTGGGGCCATTCCGGCGCGGCGGGCAGCCAGACCTTCGATGCTGTCAAGATCACCGTGCCCGAGGCCGGGGCCTCGGTCACCGTTCCCCTCAGCTATCCGCAGTAA